From the genome of Rathayibacter sp. VKM Ac-2759, one region includes:
- the mfd gene encoding transcription-repair coupling factor, whose translation MPLNEIISALARASTFDDALAYSVRDADFSVADGLRVPLLAGLLERRAEAGRPQAALVVTATGRDSENIRASLGCVLPEAEVVEFPAWETLPHERLSPSAEIVGRRLDALRRMKQWTGERPLVVVASVRAALQPVADNLADIEPIRLVKGTRGYDLGRIAAELVDLAYARVDMVTRRGEFAVRGGILDVFPAVAEHPSRVDFFGDEVDSIRGFSVADQRSLPGESDSVVLPPSRELLLVPAVRQRAREMLHEFPSLSGLLAKIAEGIPVEGMESLAPALLERLVPISHYLPEGAAVAVLAPERVATRAISLAETNREFLQAAWSAATAGAEAPIDLASGEFISLGALRDAVKFSAPGAAAPDHPWWTMSTFRQGPAAGEAEVLPEDLGIDEILAVRVEGEPVPGFGGNVEGALAHVRARLADGWTVVLTAPGPGTVERTDQVLAEHEVAARIVADLPGTLDSGLAYVLQASVDHGFEVAEAKLALLTDTEFYGRTVGYDSRAVKKLASRRKNVVDPLQLTPGDHVVHATHGIGRFVELSQREVSSGGRNAVKTRREYLVLEYAPSKRGFPGDKLLVPTDQLDLLSRYVGGEAPALSKMGGSDWAQAKSKARRAVRDIAVELVKLYSARMASRGHAFPPDTPWQRELEEAFPFAETPDQLTVIDEVKADMERPIPMDRLLSGDVGFGKTEVAVRAAFKAIQDGKQVAMLVPTTLLVRQHLETFQERFAGFPVHLRALSRFQSAKESKETIDGLADGTVDMVIATHRLLSDSIVFKDLGLLVIDEEQRFGVEHKEKLKALKKDVDILSMSATPIPRTLEMAVTGIREMSTLATPPEERHPILTFVGPYSEKQISAAIRRELLREGQVFFVHNRVSTINRVASQLAELVPEARIAVAHGKLSEAQLERIIVDFWERKFDVLVSTTIVETGLDIPNANTLIVDRADKYGLSQLHQLRGRVGRGRERAYAYLLYDEMKPLSETAHDRLQTLAANSDLGGGMQIALKDLEIRGAGNLLGGEQSGHIQGVGFDLYLRMIGEAVDTFRGDVAEGQTELRLELPVDARIPEEYVDSERLRLEAYQKLSAATSPNAKEGSVDLVVEELTDRYGELPEAVENLILVSRLRMRAQAAGLSDVVAMGSNVRVAPAHLADSIQVRLRRMYPSAKYLQQANAVVVPMPVIDGAPLGDRALIEWVRTLLDALFPEPATVAS comes from the coding sequence GTGCCCCTCAACGAGATCATCTCGGCGCTTGCGCGCGCCTCCACGTTCGACGACGCTCTCGCGTACTCGGTGCGCGATGCCGATTTCTCCGTGGCCGACGGGCTCCGCGTGCCGCTGCTCGCAGGCCTCCTCGAGCGGCGGGCCGAGGCCGGGCGCCCACAGGCCGCCCTGGTCGTGACCGCGACGGGCCGCGACTCCGAGAACATCCGCGCCTCCCTCGGCTGCGTGCTGCCCGAGGCCGAGGTGGTCGAGTTCCCCGCGTGGGAGACGCTGCCGCACGAGCGGCTCAGCCCGAGCGCCGAGATCGTGGGGCGCCGGCTCGACGCCCTGCGCCGGATGAAGCAGTGGACGGGGGAGCGCCCGCTGGTGGTCGTCGCCTCCGTGCGCGCCGCCCTGCAGCCGGTCGCCGACAATCTCGCCGACATCGAGCCGATCCGCCTGGTCAAGGGCACCCGCGGCTACGATCTCGGCCGGATCGCCGCCGAGCTGGTCGATCTCGCGTACGCGCGCGTCGACATGGTGACCCGGCGGGGCGAGTTCGCCGTCCGCGGCGGCATCCTCGACGTGTTCCCGGCGGTCGCCGAGCACCCGAGCCGCGTCGACTTCTTCGGTGACGAGGTCGACTCGATCCGGGGCTTCTCGGTCGCCGACCAGCGCTCGCTGCCGGGGGAGTCCGACTCCGTCGTCCTGCCGCCGAGCCGCGAGCTGCTGCTCGTGCCCGCCGTCCGCCAGCGCGCTCGCGAGATGCTGCACGAGTTCCCGAGCCTCTCGGGCCTGCTCGCGAAGATCGCCGAGGGCATCCCGGTCGAGGGCATGGAGTCGCTCGCGCCCGCGCTCCTCGAGCGCCTCGTCCCGATCTCGCACTACCTCCCCGAGGGGGCGGCGGTCGCCGTCCTCGCCCCCGAGCGCGTCGCGACCCGCGCCATCAGCCTCGCCGAGACGAACCGGGAGTTCCTGCAGGCCGCGTGGAGCGCCGCGACCGCCGGCGCCGAGGCTCCGATCGACCTCGCCTCGGGCGAGTTCATCTCACTCGGCGCCCTGCGCGACGCCGTGAAGTTCAGCGCCCCCGGCGCCGCGGCCCCCGACCACCCGTGGTGGACCATGAGCACGTTCCGCCAGGGGCCGGCCGCGGGCGAGGCCGAGGTGCTCCCGGAGGATCTGGGGATCGACGAGATCCTCGCCGTCCGCGTCGAGGGCGAGCCCGTGCCCGGCTTCGGCGGCAACGTCGAGGGCGCGCTCGCGCACGTCCGCGCCCGCCTCGCCGACGGCTGGACCGTCGTCCTCACCGCGCCGGGACCCGGCACCGTCGAGCGCACCGATCAGGTGCTCGCCGAGCACGAGGTCGCCGCCCGCATCGTCGCCGACCTGCCCGGCACGCTCGACTCCGGTCTCGCCTACGTGCTGCAGGCGTCGGTCGATCACGGCTTCGAGGTCGCGGAGGCGAAGCTCGCCCTGCTCACGGACACCGAGTTCTACGGCCGCACGGTCGGCTACGACTCGCGCGCCGTCAAGAAGCTCGCGTCGCGGCGCAAGAACGTCGTCGATCCGCTGCAGCTCACGCCCGGCGACCACGTCGTGCACGCCACGCACGGCATCGGCAGGTTCGTCGAGCTCTCGCAGCGCGAGGTGTCCAGCGGCGGGCGCAACGCCGTCAAGACGCGCCGCGAGTACCTCGTGCTCGAGTACGCGCCCAGCAAGCGCGGCTTCCCGGGCGACAAGCTCCTCGTCCCCACCGACCAGCTCGACCTCCTCTCCCGCTACGTCGGAGGCGAGGCGCCGGCCCTCAGCAAGATGGGCGGCAGCGACTGGGCGCAGGCCAAGAGCAAGGCGCGCCGCGCGGTCCGCGACATCGCCGTCGAGCTCGTGAAGCTCTACTCCGCTCGGATGGCGTCGCGCGGGCACGCGTTCCCGCCGGACACCCCGTGGCAGCGCGAGCTCGAAGAGGCGTTCCCGTTCGCCGAGACCCCCGACCAGCTCACGGTGATCGACGAGGTGAAGGCCGACATGGAGCGGCCGATCCCGATGGACCGCCTCCTCTCGGGCGACGTCGGCTTCGGCAAGACCGAGGTCGCCGTCCGCGCCGCCTTCAAGGCGATCCAGGACGGCAAGCAGGTCGCGATGCTCGTGCCCACGACCCTGCTCGTGCGTCAGCACCTCGAGACGTTCCAGGAGCGCTTCGCCGGGTTCCCGGTGCATCTGCGCGCGCTGAGCCGCTTCCAGAGCGCGAAGGAGTCGAAGGAGACGATCGACGGCCTCGCCGACGGCACGGTCGACATGGTCATCGCGACGCACCGCCTCCTCTCGGACAGCATCGTCTTCAAGGACCTCGGCCTGCTCGTGATCGACGAGGAGCAGCGCTTCGGCGTCGAGCACAAGGAGAAGCTGAAGGCGCTGAAGAAGGACGTCGACATCCTCTCGATGAGCGCGACGCCGATCCCGCGCACGCTCGAGATGGCGGTCACGGGCATCCGCGAGATGTCGACGCTGGCCACGCCGCCCGAGGAGCGCCACCCGATCCTCACCTTCGTCGGCCCGTACTCCGAGAAGCAGATCTCGGCCGCGATCCGCCGCGAGCTGCTGCGCGAGGGCCAGGTGTTCTTCGTGCACAACCGCGTCTCGACGATCAACCGGGTCGCCTCGCAGCTGGCCGAGCTGGTTCCGGAGGCGCGCATCGCGGTCGCGCACGGCAAGCTCAGCGAGGCGCAGCTCGAGCGCATCATCGTCGACTTCTGGGAGCGCAAGTTCGACGTGCTCGTCTCGACGACGATCGTCGAGACCGGACTCGACATCCCCAACGCGAACACCCTGATCGTCGACCGCGCCGACAAGTACGGCCTCTCGCAGCTGCACCAGCTTCGCGGCCGGGTCGGTCGCGGGCGCGAGCGCGCCTACGCCTACCTGCTCTACGACGAGATGAAGCCGCTCAGCGAGACGGCGCACGACCGCCTGCAGACGCTCGCCGCCAACTCCGATCTCGGCGGCGGCATGCAGATCGCGCTGAAGGACCTCGAGATCCGCGGAGCCGGCAACCTGCTCGGCGGCGAGCAGTCGGGTCACATCCAGGGCGTCGGCTTCGACCTCTACCTGCGGATGATCGGCGAGGCCGTCGACACGTTCCGCGGCGATGTGGCGGAGGGGCAGACGGAGCTCCGGCTCGAGCTGCCGGTCGACGCGCGGATCCCGGAGGAGTACGTCGACAGCGAGCGGCTGCGCCTCGAGGCGTACCAGAAGCTGTCGGCCGCGACCTCGCCGAACGCGAAGGAGGGCAGCGTCGACCTCGTGGTCGAGGAGCTCACCGACCGCTACGGCGAGCTCCCGGAGGCGGTGGAGAACCTGATCCTGGTGTCGCGCCTCCGCATGCGCGCGCAGGCCGCCGGGCTCAGCGACGTCGTCGCGATGGGCTCCAACGTGCGGGTCGCCCCGGCGCACCTCGCCGACTCGATCCAGGTGCGCCTGCGCCGGATGTACCCGAGCGCGAAGTACCTCCAGCAGGCCAACGCGGTCGTCGTGCCGATGCCCGTGATCGACGGCGCGCCGCTGGGCGATCGCGCGCTGATCGAGTGGGTGCGCACGCTCCTCGACGCGCTGTTCCCGGAGCCGGCCACGGTCGCGAGCTGA